A window of Thiocapsa bogorovii genomic DNA:
CACACCCGAGCCCGCGCCGATCGACGGAAGTCGACCGGTAGCCGAACACACGCATCGACGCGAGGAGCGCGAAAAGCGCGCGCGGATGCGCATGATGGCCATCGAGGCCGACCGATGGGGACGCGAGGCATGGCGAGACGGGATCCCGGACGAGAAGACCTTTAGCAGCAGCACGCAACAGCGTCGCTGAGGATGCATCGGCAACGTCGGTCGAGGTCACCACTGCGGACGTTCGGGCCGCCAACGATGGCGCCGTCACAGATCAAACCGCGGCGGGAGCGATAGGCTCGGTTTCGAGCGAGTCCAACGGTGAGTAAACCCCCACTCCTCGGCCGTGACGCGGTTTGAAATTCCGTATTCGTGAATTCGAAAGCGGTTCGGCTCCGGCACGCGTGGTCTCAGCCGTCGCCGATCCGATACAATCACGGCACACACCGCTCCGGACGCGGTTTAGTCGTCAGCGTTTGCCGACGGTTTCACGGTCGTCAAGCCGAGCTGCTCCCACATCTGCATCCCGCCGCGATACCACTTGATCCGATTCGCAGGGTAGCCGAGCGCCAGCAAGGCGCGGATATTGGTCGGGGACTGCCCGCACCAAGGTCCGTTGCAGTAGAAGACCAAGGTCTTGGCGGCGCTGAAATTCCAGAGCGCATTCAAACGAATCGCACCGAGCTCGAATTCCAACAGATCTGCGATCGCCTCGGGCTGCGCGTGCGCCGGATCCAATCGCGTGTAGGGGAGGTGGATTGCACCGGGGATCATCCCCTGAGACACCCAAGGTTCGGTGCGTGAATCGATCACCAGGATCGGCTCGCCCCGGGAGGCGCGCTCGAGATAGGCGATCAGCTCGAGCTCGCCGATCGTCTCCACACCGGGGGACAACTGCATCGACTGGATGCAGTAGGGAGGACAGTCACGGGCGGTCTGGTCGTAGGGCGCGACGATGGTGTGATCCGGCTCCTGATGACGCATCAGGAGAACCGGTTTCCCCGCGTGCTCGACCTCGACATACGGCAGGGTTTCGGTGAGCTTGACCCGAAGATCGTCCAAATCGAAGAGCCCCTCCTCCGGGTTGGCCGCACCGGCGCCGGTCGCATGAGCGGCGAGAGAAACGAGCGCAGCCCTCAGGTAGGCCGGCAGGGTGAATCTCATCGACATCTTTCTAGACCTCCTCCGAACCGCATCGGCGGCAAGGGTTGTTCATTGAGCCCGGCCACATCCGCACGGCATGGGCGTTTCTCGAGCCGAAACTGGATCAGTTGCGCTCGAACAGGGCACGGAACAAGGCTTGGTTTCCATCGTGAAGGTACTGATCGAAGACCTCGGCGAAGGCCGCGCGGGCCTGCTCTTGACGCCCCAAAAGCTGACCGACGAGCGCACCCATTGCGAGCAGCGTCTCGGTATCGGCCTGACCCTCGGCCTGCATCTGTTTGGCCCAGTCGAGCAAGTGCTCGGCCTGTACCGCCAAGTCCTGAACCAAACCGAGATGATCGAGCAGCGTCTTCAGAAGCTTGATCAATCGGGTCATCTTGCCGCGCGGATAGAGACTCTGGAAAAGTTCCATCAGGTATCGGAGCTTCTTACAGCTCTTACGCAGCTCATGCAGCTCAGCGGCCGGGGAATCCGGGCGAATGGCGAGACCCTCGCGTCGCACGCGTTTTCCCATGCGCCGGATGCGCTCGTCTGCAAGCGCCTTGACCGGACGCGCAGCCTTGGGTTCGGCCGGATGCTCGGCGATCGGCGCATCGAGGAAGGTCCGCCACTCCTGAATCAAATCAATGAAGGCAGGGGAGCTCAGGGCGACGGCAAGGCGTTCCTGCTCCTCGCTTCGGCGGGCACAGAGGAACGCGTGGAACGCGCCGAGACAGGGACGCAAGCGAACCGGAAGGGCCTCGCGATAGCGTTCGAAGTCCAGAAGATAGACATCCAGATCGCGGACAGGCCCGGTGATCTGCTGCAGCCATGTAAACTTCACCTTGTAATGCTTGACGACATCAGCCGGAAACACGCCCTTCGCCTGCCCTAGGGCCGACCGCGTGCGACGCGTGGCAACACGCAGATCATGCAGAAACTCGGTGTCAAGATGCGCCCGCGCACCTTCCAGATTCGCGATCAGGGTCCCGAACAGACTCTTCAGGAGCGCCTTGAGTGCCTCGTCCGACCTCTGCTCGGGATCGAGGCGATCCTGGATCTTGGACGAATAGTCGCCGGGGGATCGACCGCAAGCCGACAACGCCTCCGTGAGAATCGGTGTCTCGGCGGACTCCAGCCCGAGTCGCTCGGCCAACAGATCGGCCACTTCCTGCGCGACCTGCTCGTGGTAGGACTCCGCGACGAGGTGGATACGCGACGCTAGCGGTCCGCAGGTCGCGCCGCTCGGAGTGCGCGCGCTCAGCGCCTCGATCTCGACGCGCAGCAAGGTTTCGGCGTCGTCGTTGACGAGCCGGAAAACGGTCACGTGACTCTGGACCTCGACAAGCGGGAGCAACCGTCGGATCCCGCAAACCTGCAGGATACGCTCTCGCACCGGCCCGAGCGGAAGATCCGAGGCGAAACCGGGCTCGTCGGAAAGGGTCTGA
This region includes:
- a CDS encoding rhodanese-like domain-containing protein, with amino-acid sequence MSMRFTLPAYLRAALVSLAAHATGAGAANPEEGLFDLDDLRVKLTETLPYVEVEHAGKPVLLMRHQEPDHTIVAPYDQTARDCPPYCIQSMQLSPGVETIGELELIAYLERASRGEPILVIDSRTEPWVSQGMIPGAIHLPYTRLDPAHAQPEAIADLLEFELGAIRLNALWNFSAAKTLVFYCNGPWCGQSPTNIRALLALGYPANRIKWYRGGMQMWEQLGLTTVKPSANADD
- a CDS encoding CHAD domain-containing protein translates to MRKSTTELRVPDGTPFRQVSDLLTGLYRPILASPETTTRVFYDTFDWAIFHDGGALECRTQRSIRRLIRSDLDGVSPPLSQTLSDEPGFASDLPLGPVRERILQVCGIRRLLPLVEVQSHVTVFRLVNDDAETLLRVEIEALSARTPSGATCGPLASRIHLVAESYHEQVAQEVADLLAERLGLESAETPILTEALSACGRSPGDYSSKIQDRLDPEQRSDEALKALLKSLFGTLIANLEGARAHLDTEFLHDLRVATRRTRSALGQAKGVFPADVVKHYKVKFTWLQQITGPVRDLDVYLLDFERYREALPVRLRPCLGAFHAFLCARRSEEQERLAVALSSPAFIDLIQEWRTFLDAPIAEHPAEPKAARPVKALADERIRRMGKRVRREGLAIRPDSPAAELHELRKSCKKLRYLMELFQSLYPRGKMTRLIKLLKTLLDHLGLVQDLAVQAEHLLDWAKQMQAEGQADTETLLAMGALVGQLLGRQEQARAAFAEVFDQYLHDGNQALFRALFERN